ggcttcAGGTTTCTTCCCAAACTCCTTGCCGTGTTTGTATGTCTGTCTGAGAAAATGTGTGTCTGGGCCCGAGCTACTGTGAGGAAAGATGGAGCCGCTGTTAGAGGGAACGCCACCTTGCACAAGGACCAGTGTGGCCCTGGCAAGGCAGCTgcgcccggggtgggggtgggggtggacaggTGGCACCTGCCGGCCCCGCGCTGCCGTCTCCCAGAGGGCTTGGGTGACAGCTGTGTCTTTCTCCGGCTTCGTCTGTGCCTAGCTCACACTTTCTTTCCTCCACAGCTTCCTCCCTCCTACCAGGGCCAGACGTTCCTTAAAGGGCACCAGTCCCGGCCTCACCAGCAAAAGCCTTGAAATCTGACTTGCTGTAGTCATAAGGGGTGAAATCTTTCTCTGGTGGATCCGGGTCTTTTGGCTTCTTGGAAGTTTTGAGTCGTTTCTTCTCTTGTTTCTGCTCTGTGGTCCTCGGGTCACTTGTGGTTCGCTCTCTCTTCTTGGCCGCACTCTCCAGCTGTAGAGTGAACACACCGTGGGAAGGATGCACGGGAGCGGACGCGACAGCCAGGCCGGCGGCCCCTAGGCCTACCGCATCCGTGGGCTCGGGGAcggggagaggagagcaggcGGCTGGGAGCCTGGGCGGGGCTAGTGCCAGGTGGGACAAGTTCCTCGGTGGAGAATGATGACGTCAGGGCTTCTACTAAAAGGCACAAGAGGCTTGGCTATTAGTGGGCCTCAGGGCCTCGTCTACCACTGGagtcggggcggggggtggtctATTTACCATAGATTCATCACAAAGAATCATCTAAGAGGAATTACAATATAAACTTCTTTGAGGGGAAAGGAGGCAGGCACTGATGGACAAGCCAAGGTGGACAGGACAGACACGGAAGTATTTAATCTGAAGCGCAGGACAAGCCCTCCTGCCATGACCAGGGGCTTCTCTTTTCTCAAATGGGAAAGCAGAAGGGCGGGCACGTACGGCAGCCTGCTGTCGGACAGACACGGCCTGCTCCGCGGTCGCCTTGTACTCGTCCTTGGCCTGGTCCCGCGCGGCTGCAAGAGAGCACGGCCTGTGGAGCTGCGGCCCCAGCAGCCAAGGCTCCCTCCTCACCTGgcggccacggccacggccacggTCCCAGTCTCCCACGCTGCCCGCGCagcccgcccccagcccctgcagCTCAGGCTCGGAGGTTCTGCTCACACGCAGGCTGACagcccacctgcccctcccccgacaccCCGAGGCCGAGCCCCGGCCGCTCTGAGGGGCCACAACCCAAACATGTCAAAGACCAGAACAAAGCCACTTGCCCAACCGGCTCctcgtgcgctctctctgtcGCTGGCCACCCTCTTTTAGCTGCTCAGGACCAGCCCTTCTGGCCCCCCCGgctcccctgctcctctctcGTGCCACACACCACTCGTCATCGAGTACCATCGGGGTCACTCCGGGGTGCGCTGGCTTCGGGCCACTTCTTGCCCCCTCTGCTCCCGTGCTGGCCGAGCCGGTGGCCCTCACCTGGCCTCCCACCCTCGCCCTCTTTGCTGGGCCCTCCACGGTCTTGGAGCGAGCTTTTCTGGTTGGTGCAGGCCACTGCTCTGCTCAGACCCTCCGCAGCTCCCCGGGCCACTCGGAGCACAGGCCACGTCCTTACAACCGTCCTGCTCTCCCCCCATCAGGCACACTGGCCTCCTGGCCATTCCCTGAGCATGCCCAGACAGCAACCGCCCCCGGGGCCTGGGACTCGCTGGGCCACCAGTACGGACCACTCTTCCCCTAGAAGCAGCCTGTTTTTGCTCAATGTCACACTTATCCAACCGCCTTCTCTACACATGGTGGGGAAGCAGCGCCCCGTCCCCGCGGGAGGGCCAACTGCCGTCAGAAAGGATGGACACTTATGGGTGCACTGCCCACGACCCCCCGGGAAAGGCAGGCTCCacggggcaggggctgggcttTGTTCACGGCATTCTGTGGAACAAACAGAAGCATGTGCGAGGCCTGCTCTTTGGCAGACGCCCCGACGGGCTGAGACACAAGCAGCCGAGGGCTACCTGTTTGCTCCGCCGCCTTCTCCTTGGCCGTTTCTTTAGGCCCTTTGTGCGTCTGCACCTGGCTTGCCAGCTTCCAGCGGTTGCTGAtctacaacaaaaacaaaccaaacgaAAACACTCCAAAACTCCGCCACCGAGGaatgcttcatttttttaacGAGGGGATGCCGGGCATACTAATCTGGTGACGACACACATTTCTTAGTCATAAATTCCAAATCTCatgacacacaaaacagaaatctCGTGCTGGCTTTGTGTATAAAATACTCATCGAGAAAGACAAAGCACAACTGGGTTCTGGGCCTGGAGCCGGACGCCTTCCTGCCCATCCTCCCATTCAATCCCTCCCATAATGCTGGGACAGAGGCATCCTCGTCACCCCCGCTTGGAAATGGGCAACGGGCTCAGAGAAGCTAAATGATCTGTCTGGGGAGACACGGTTAGCAAACGGTGGAGCTGGGCTTCAAGGCAGGACTCCTGGAGCCTGGCGAGCTGCTGTCTGATACCATGCCTGCCTGTGGCGCACTCGCTGGTATTGGGCAGAAGCACGTAAGGGACACGTGGCTGAAGGGCCACAACCCGTGAGAAGAAGAGAAGGCAAAACCATCCATCTGACTCCCCATTTCAGAAGACAGCAGGCCGACCACCAGCGACAGGGTGCAAGCCCGTCATGGTTCTGGCCTGACCCTCGCTGCCTAATGGaagagcggggtgggggaggggcagagggagccaggGTCCCCCCAGCCCGTCCGATCAGAGCCGGTCCTCCCTGCAGGAAGGAAGAAGGCTTTTAACAATGAACACGCTGACCCCCGAGAACATCTCATGGGGCTCCAGGGAAAGTGCTTCTTTATTCTTATCCATAATACTGCTCAAAACAAGCCAAACAATAGAAGACAGAGTGTTTTACAATTTAACCTGTCACCTGTGAGAGCCTTAAAGTAATATATTCACATGTGAAAATGCGTCAGGCTGAACACCTAACATCCAGACCCTTTGCTATGTACAAATTAAACTTCAActaaaaaccaaacacaaaaaccaaagaCTTGTTTCTTAAAAGGTTCCCAAAGGCTTCTGAAAATCAGAAATAAGTCCTGGTCCCTCTCTCCAGAAAtgcttatttgtatttatatataaagcttttttgtgttcattttcagAGGCCTCAAGAAGGGTTTAAGACAGAAACCTAGTTCAGATAATTCAGAAGTCCCCTTTCCTGAGAAAGTCACTCGTGGAAAGGGTGACCAATACACTTACTTCGTAGATTTTTGACGACGGATCGAACTTTGCTGCCTGAGAAACGTGAGCGCGGTGTTCGAGGGAAGGCAGGAACTGGAGGAATGGAAGGAAACTGTCATTCGAATGTGCTCAGGCCCTGCACGGGGGTGTTCTGGGCGGTGGTTCATCATGGGAGGTCTGATTCGGAGCATCTGCCTGGACACCGCTAACCGGCACGAGAGCGGGGTGTCCTTGCTGGGTTCATCTGAGAACACCCCGACTCTACCCCCACCTGGACACCAGGGACAGGTGACACATGCTGGACTCAGGGCTCCCTCTCCCCAAAGACCGTCAGCAGCTTTTCCGGGTGAGAGGCAGAAAGCTCTGCTTCTTCTGTCTGCCCTGAACACTCGCGACGCCTACGTACCATCTTAAATGGATTTTCGAAGGACGCCATTATGTTCTGGGCTTTCTTCTGGGCAACCGTTAATGGGCTCTTTCTAGCTTCTTCGGCACTCGGCTCCTGCAGGGACGGAAAGTGAGCAGCTTATCCCATCATCGTTCTGTAGCATTGCGAGCAACGGAATGATCGTAACAACAGTAAgaaggggcgccggggtggctcagtcggttaggtgtctgccttcggctctggtcatgatcccggagtccttggatcaagtcttGCTTCcagctctttgctcggcggggggcctgcttttccctgtgcctgcggctccccctgctcctgttctctctctccctgacacgtaaataaaatcttaaaacaaaaaacaaaaaccagtagaATACCAGCTAACTCTTTAGGTCTCTCACGCGTACGAGGCACTGTCACACCCTGTGACGACGGCACCCAGGAGGACttttaaacacacatttattgaaCCAGTGAACTGAACTGTGTCCTTCCAACTTATAAGGTAGGTAACGTTATTCTCACCatcttccagatgaggaaactgaggcacagaatgcTTAAGTCTTCCAGAGCCTAACAGCGAACAGGGGCAGAATGAGGACTCCCACCCAGGTCTGTCGGGCTCTAGAAGGTGAGGTTATAAGGAGACATTCACAAATTAAGAATTATAAACTGTTGTGGGGGCATCAGGGCAATGATGCGACTGCGTGTTGTACCAGTGGATTCAGAATGTGTGCTGTCCTTCTGCTTCCTCCATGGTGACGGTCCCGCCACACAGAGCGCGGGGACACCACTGCCTCTGTCAGCTAGAGTGCGTGCTTCTGGGCTCACATGGCCTGAAGTTCACGCTCCTTTTTTTAGCTGCCCATTCACCTTGCTCGCTTAAAGCTCCTGGACTTCTCTGCTCACGAATTACTGAAGCAAGACCCAATCTAAATGTGTGTGCTGACGTGAAAAAGAAAGTCAGCTCTGAGGTAGTGCATTTTGCGGGCAGCACGGCACCCTGCCGGCGCTGGGCCTGCGCTCTGGTGTGAAGGACCGGCTGTGGCCCGTGATTCTGGAAGCTATGGACCCGCCCAGTTCCCCCGTGAACACCTGCTACGCTGGAGACTCATCTTTATCCAAACGAATCAtatgcctgcttctctttcttcgcagaaattgtgatttttttccttttgcacgTCTGTTGTGTGCACCATTCAGAGTTTCCTCTGTGTGCTTTCCTTTCACGCTGGTCTCTGCAGCCCCACCCCTCTGGACCAACAACGGCACCCGGGTCCTGCTTTCCCGAAGAGCCTGTAGTTGAAGCCCTGGCAGGAACGAGACACCTGCTGGGCAGGACAGACCAGGTAAGCTCTGTCACAACTGGGTGCGTCGTCTAGGACTACGTGGTCCAGGACTGGACAGAGTCACTGCCTAGCATGGCTCAGCCCCTCTGTGGGGAAGTAAGTTCCCATCAACCAGTGCTCTCATCAACCACTGTGTGGAGAAATGCTTTCTAAGCTGCCTCTTTCCCAGCCCGAGCCCGTGCCGGTGGTGCTGGCGGGTGCTGCAGAGGGATGCGTGGTCCCTGCAGTTGAGCAGAGCGCTCAGCCCGTGCCTCCCCTGCGGCTGCAGGGGAAGGTCCCGCTTCGGAAGCACTGCGGCCCACACCATCCTCCCTGCTAGGCATTAGCAAGCGTCCAGATGTCAACCCTTCCTTGGGCGTTTCTCCACACGGAGCTCCACCCACCTCCGGCGGACTGCCCGCAGCTCTGTCTCCACGCCTGTCCCCACGGCTGCTGGGTGTTACCTCTGGTATGGTCCACGCACTCGCGGCAGAAACTTCTGCCGGGTctacaccgccccccccccagcccatgTTTCCTAGCACTCACGTTAAACAGCGTGATGACGGCAGTAGCAATAAGGCATCTGGTATCTGGCAGGATCTCCTCTCTTTGGTCGGGGAAGAGGCTTGCCTGTTTTTGTGCTGGCGCAGGCCCTAAAGGGATGAAGTCAGTAAGGCCAAAGCCTCATGGAGAGTGCGGAAGGCAGTTTCCAGAACGTTCCAGAGACCTCTACATTACCGTTGCTGGGGATGACAGGGTAGCCATCTGAAGAGGCGTGGGAGCAGTCGTGGGGTCCGAAGAGAACATTCTCCAATCTCTGCAGCAGAAAGCAAGCAACAGCCCTCATGAAGGACTTGTaagtgtgcagaagctttctgcCGCGGTGCTGCGGGCTCCCGACTGgtgccctcccccagaagagaGATGACAGACACAGCACTCTACCTCGGGACCAGGCAGCGGGCCGCTCTTCCGCACGCCAGCTGCAACTTCAGactgaggaggaaaaataaagagcacCTGAGGAACGGCGCCCCAGCTCGGCGACCACACGTGCCTCCCCCAGCGCGGACTGCGGCCCTTCACCGGATGGGTTTTCCGAGAGCCCAGCGATGTTCTTTCGTCCTTCAGCccgtacagtgcctggcactatTATCACTTTGTGCTCAGTCatagttgttgaatgaaagaatgaaacccTTGATCATGACCAGGCACAATGCAGAAGATTTCCAAGAGCCTCAAAGGGCTTCTCCTCTAGGAGAAGGGTTTCTCTCTTTATTTGGCCCCACTGTAGAGCTAACACAagattcttttcaaagaaattttaacGTGAAGACTGAAATGTATTtatcctcagtttcttccttatCATTCTAAAGGAATTGATTTTAAGTCTTCCTGGATCCACCCTCTTTCCAAGAAAATCCCAAATACAATTTACCAATATTACTACTGAGGAAACACAATGAAAAACTGTCCCCCAAATTAAAATtgaattgggtggctcagtcaaacatccgactcttgattccagctcaggtcacggtctcggggtcgtgagacagagccccatgcaggactccgtgctcagtgcaaagcctgcttgagactcttttccctcttcctctgccctttcccctgatgatgcacacacgtgtgctctctcttgaatataaataaatgaaatctcaaaaacaaaaacaaaaatgaggagCTTTAGCTTTTGATAATCATAAAGCAGACACGTTGGgacgcctatgtggctcagttagttaagtgtctgcctttggttcaggtcatgaactcagggtcccgggatcaagccctggtttGGGCTCCCTACttccccaagcagggagcctgcttctcccttcctctctttttggccccccacccccagctctctttctctcaaataaataaaatcttaaaaaaagggaggggggcgcctgggtggctgagtgggttgaacctctgcctttggctcaggtcatgatcctagggtcctaggatcgagctccacatcgggctctctgctcagcagggagcctgcttcccttcatctctctgcctgcctctctgcctacttgtgatctctgtcaaattaaaaaaaaggaaagacctgTCTAGTGGCTTTCCCAAGCCCCATTATTTTCTTGGGATTTTATAGAATGGAGACCAGATCACGTATGGGGGAGACTATGGGGGCCAGCAGACACAACAGGTCCACTGGGCTGGAACCTTCAGCAGCAAAGTTTCCTACCTTGAGCAAGGGCATCTCCCGGGCCTGCTGGATTAAAAGATGTATCTCATTGAGCTGCTGCCGCACAAGAGGTGGGACAGGGTTACAGCAAGCTATGATGCCCTGAGGTTCCCTGAAGACAAGAAAGCACACACTCAGCTCATCATGTAGGGACACAGCTCCCCCACAGGCTTCCAAATGAGAACAGAGACTACGGCTACGGCGACAACCTGGGAAACGCGTGCCCAGCGCCCAGCGGGGCAGTCTGGGCCTGCGGCATCCACGTGTGTTCTGTGACCCCAAGCCTGCTGCTGGCGCCTCCGGCAGCTCCAGCAGCTCGCCTCGGGCTAACTGGGAGAGCTGGGAGGAGCCCCACAGCTCTGCGGAGCCACAGCACTGCACCAGGCTCAACGGAAGACAATGCACCTGGGTTCTTTGCTTATCCTCCAGTTAATATCAGAGAGGGTTCAGAACCGTCAGGAGTCTCGGATTGGAACCAATGACAGCTACGAGACTCTGAGACgctttcctcccttcccagcGGATGCTGGAGGCTCAGACTTGCACTGGATCTCACCTGAGGCAAGACCGCTGAAACGGCTGCAGCTCAGGTCTAGTTCCTGCAGGGCAGCCCGAGGGCACAGATTCTGGACTTGTGAACTTCCTTAGAACACAAACTACTGAGTCAACAGCCTTGAGGTAGTAACGATCAGAGAAGCTGATCTGAGGGATAAAATGTCTCTACTGAGAAAGTCAGGACCTCGTTATCAGTTCTCGGAACTCACTTGGGCAGTTCTTCAGCGATCTTCAGCATCATGTGGTTAGGCAGGACATATCTGGAACAAAACACACAGTGCAATGGCCTTAGAGTCAGCCAGCCAGCCCCGGTAAAGGCTACAGCCTGGGGGAAAACGTAACCAACTTCCCATGGTGGAGAGAAAAAAGCCATTATTTCCTCGCTACCCAAGCTGCTTGCTCTAGAAAGCGGATATTAAAAGAACGTCTGATTCCCTTACCCATAACTTTCATCCTCCCTACGAGCCGTTTTATCCCTCCAGGCAAACAGCAGCTGAAAGGCTGTCAGCTGCTGGGTGTTGAGATGCTTCTTCTGCTTCCTGTATAGTTCAAGATAGGACTCGTCCGTGAAGATGGGCTTGACGAATTTCTGCCAAATATTATAGAATAGTCAAGATCAGTGGGGATCCGAATGGTGCCCTGGGCTCTGAACATGCGGCTCTTTTCAGAAATGCGAGGGACAAAGCGAAGCACCAGGGCCCGGGTGGAGACAGAGGCCGTACCTTAAGGCAGATGTCCCTGCTGCGTTGCCACACGACCTGCAGCTGCACGGGCTGCTCGTTTCCCCGCTCCCACAGCTCCAGTCGCATTTTATCATAGATGTAAAGCAGGTAATGGGTGTCGTCCCGGGCGTAGTGGAGCATTTCCTCGGGCAGAGGTCTGGGATTGCAAGGAAGGAAATGATTTTGCGGCTCGCCCCTAGAAGCGGCCATGTCACCTGTCCGCTCTGTGCGGGCGAGGACTCTGGGTGCCTCTGATTATCACAGCCAATACTATAATTATATCCCTAGTCCTGAAATCTTAATGGGACAAGCCTTTGTCTTCACAGCTGGGGAGAAAGGGCAGCAGGGTCACAATGCAGTTGAAAAGAGGGGCCCTGCCATCCTGAATTTGACTTAGCTCCGCACACCTGTCCTTGGACCAGGTAAGCTCACGTAAGCTCACTTTCCTCCCTGGTGAAGTGAAAGGCCTCACAGGCTGCGGTGGGGACCACCGTGCACAGCACGCCGGGAGCTCTCAGTGCAGGGCTCGGCACAGGACAATGGCTAAATGACAGGGAGTGGTTTTCACCTTCTGTCTGGGCTTTACCAGATTCTCTTTAGAAATTCGGAAATGCTGAACTGGAGGGAAGCCGAGTGCCTTCTTCAGACAACAGCTGCAACCTCAGGGAGGAAGCCTGACAGCAATCCAGCAGAGCCCAGACTCCAGAAAGCGCGGCAGGACCCCGCCACCACGCTCTCACACCACAGTTCCCGCGCGCTCTAAGGTGCAATCACTTACGTCCCTCAGAGTTCCCTTGAAGCTCTGGGAGATCATCACCAgcgccccccacacccacccccttCCCTACCAGGAAGTTCCAGACGAGACACTGGCAGGGACACAGACACTGACATGGCACGCCTCTTCCAACCACTATCTCTGTGAAGCGCGGGAGCCCAGCACGCGCTCCACGTGGTTGCCCTAAACCTTCCGGTCGGGCTTCTGCTGCGGCCCACAGCTGCAGGACAGACCGGCGCCAGGCAAGCCAAGGTGCCACCACGGTCACCACCCGCATGTGGGTCTGTGTGGCCAAGAGGCTCAGAGCAGCCACCCGCCCGTGCTCGTCAGGCACACACCGTATCCTCCAGTCGGCCAGCTGGTACTGCTTGTTCGACTCCACACCGCAGTAGAGTTTCAGGAGGTGGTCCAGGGAGTGCCGGCCCAGGTTCAGGAGGCGTGCTGCCTGATGGGTATCAAACATATTCACTACGTACAAGCCGAAGTCTTTCTGGAGCCATTCGATGTCCGAGTCAGCACCGTGGAAGACCTGGAAACACAAGCGGTTTGTGTTTCATGGTGTGAGCCACCATGCGTTCAAGGCCACTTGTGCTCTGGAATGAGCCTAGCCTCTAGGTTAGTATGACGCTGGAATCAGAAGCCAGAAGGAAGGTTAAGATGAGTTCAGTTTTAAAAGCTTCTTTTCCTTTGGACCAACAGCCTTACAGGCTCCTAACTGCACACTCAAAGTCTGAAATGGCTCCCAGCCAGGGATTCTGAGAAAGCCGCTCTCTTAGTTTCAAGGGTGGTCATTAAGTGCAAAGGATCCTGATGGCGCGGGCTCGCTGCAGTCGTCAGGAACATGACGGAACGTTCCTCCGGGTGGCAACGACCCACAGTTTAAGCTGCTCTAATTGGGGCTTAGAAACAAAAGCAGTTTAGTGCGTGGGGCCAGGATGTAGATTACAACGATTTCTCCCAACTTCACCAGGTCTCTGTTGAAATAATGGAACAGTAAACCGAACAGCACTTAAATCCTGGGCTCACAGGCAAGAGCTCCAGGAGGGGCTGACCTTGACGATGGCAGGGTCTGTGAGGCTCTCGTTGAGAATGTACATGTCACTGCGAAGCTCCAGCGTGTCCACGATGAAGTCTTCTGTTCGGGTGGAGATCTGCATTAGGCAGGTCAGCCCCAAGAAGCTCCTGTACGAGTGGTGCTAACTCCCAGAAGGAGGGGAGAACAGGGAAAACAGATCACACCAGGCTTTCCTTGACTGATTTTGGGAGGGCAGCTATAAAAGCAGCTCTATGACTGATCGGTTTTTGccaaacaacagcaacagcagcaaaaaaccaaacccagttcatctttttattttaattttttttcaagatttttatttttttatttgacacagagagagagctcacaagtaggcagaaagacaggcagagagagagggaaaaggaagcaggctccctgccaagcagagagcccgaggaccctgagatcatgacctgagctgaaggcagaggctttcacccactgaatcagccaggcgcccccagatccgTTACTCTTAACTTTATACTCCTCAGGTAGGGACTAACTCCTAGAAAATGTAGAATTTCACTCCACATCATTCAAAACTTACCTCTAAGTCTACCGCGAATTCTTGGCAAGTCAAGAGCTTTTCATTGAGTTCCACCAGCTCATCCAGGGAGGACACGAAATGGCAGGGTGTCTCTGCCACAGGCCTGTATAACTGGGGCACAGAAGcacaggcagaagaagagaggagtGTTCAGAATCACCCTTCACTAGAG
This Neovison vison isolate M4711 chromosome 2, ASM_NN_V1, whole genome shotgun sequence DNA region includes the following protein-coding sequences:
- the EXOSC10 gene encoding exosome component 10, which encodes MAPPSPREPKAPTATSAANPDGEMVLPGFPDADSFVKFALGSVVAVTKASGGLPQFGDEYDFYRSFPGFQAFCETQGDRLLQCMSRVMQYHGCRSNIKDRSKVTELEDKFDLLVDTNDVILERVGILLDEASGVNKNQQPVLPAGLQVPKTIVSSWNRKAGEYSKKTKSETFRLLHAKNIVRPQLKFREKIDNSNTPFLPKIFIKPNAQKPLPQALSKERRERPQDRPEDLDVPPALADFIHQQRTQQVEQDMFAHPYQYELDHFTPPDSVLQKPQPQLYRPVAETPCHFVSSLDELVELNEKLLTCQEFAVDLEHHSYRSFLGLTCLMQISTRTEDFIVDTLELRSDMYILNESLTDPAIVKVFHGADSDIEWLQKDFGLYVVNMFDTHQAARLLNLGRHSLDHLLKLYCGVESNKQYQLADWRIRPLPEEMLHYARDDTHYLLYIYDKMRLELWERGNEQPVQLQVVWQRSRDICLKKFVKPIFTDESYLELYRKQKKHLNTQQLTAFQLLFAWRDKTARREDESYGYVLPNHMMLKIAEELPKEPQGIIACCNPVPPLVRQQLNEIHLLIQQAREMPLLKSEVAAGVRKSGPLPGPERLENVLFGPHDCSHASSDGYPVIPSNGPAPAQKQASLFPDQREEILPDTRCLIATAVITLFNEPSAEEARKSPLTVAQKKAQNIMASFENPFKMFLPSLEHRAHVSQAAKFDPSSKIYEISNRWKLASQVQTHKGPKETAKEKAAEQTAARDQAKDEYKATAEQAVSVRQQAALESAAKKRERTTSDPRTTEQKQEKKRLKTSKKPKDPDPPEKDFTPYDYSKSDFKAFAGNSKAKPSQFDPNKQTQPGKKCVAPKKLKQSVGNKSMSFPTGKSDRGFRHSWPKR